In Halorubellus sp. JP-L1, one DNA window encodes the following:
- a CDS encoding NUDIX hydrolase, which produces MDSLTDPGRLLNDDAVDWRDRTHEVDAATFEDTREHVDSHAIVGITDDDGRVLCHDDGSHGWTLPAATVSAGDDWAATARRDLGELLGATVALDHPVRVRHFSFVVDDAQDSRRADTYDVVFPANVDGEIPAADHDGKDANDGDDALAWFDAVPAGQDGPLADDIRLFLD; this is translated from the coding sequence ATGGACTCGCTCACGGACCCCGGTCGGCTCCTGAACGACGACGCCGTCGACTGGCGAGATCGGACGCACGAGGTCGACGCCGCGACGTTCGAGGATACCCGCGAGCACGTGGACAGTCACGCGATCGTCGGAATCACCGACGACGACGGACGCGTGCTCTGTCACGACGACGGCTCGCACGGCTGGACGCTCCCGGCGGCGACCGTTTCGGCCGGCGACGACTGGGCGGCGACCGCCCGTCGCGACCTCGGCGAACTGCTCGGTGCGACCGTCGCGCTCGACCACCCCGTGCGCGTCCGCCACTTCTCGTTCGTGGTCGACGACGCCCAGGACTCCCGGCGCGCGGACACGTACGACGTCGTCTTCCCGGCGAACGTGGACGGCGAGATTCCGGCCGCAGACCACGATGGAAAGGATGCCAATGACGGCGACGACGCGCTGGCGTGGTTCGACGCCGTCCCGGCCGGCCAGGACGGACCGCTCGCCGACGACATCCGGCTGTTCCTGGACTGA
- a CDS encoding MFS transporter — protein MTDGVAASGDADATPDASPDADANADPDEGADGGSGTRGARGERARLGLVVWGVLVSQVFLYPGLEETVAALGGGEGILAPTWFLVAEFGAFVAFAVAWGLLSDSLGRRVPFVVLGALGGAASYVAVALSPGLGLGFGVVLGLRVVGGAFTIGAFSLAITMLMDLGGGHGRNMGAAGTAIGLGAALGAVVGGQLAALDPLFPLYGGAAVLLAAGALAATVPDRSTGGGLPVGTVVDRVRSRPVLLVPYAFGYVDRLTAGFFALAGVSYFRSAFEIDAATAGLTLALFFLPFAALQYPVGSLSDRIGRYRPVVGGSVLYGVAIVAVGLAPSYVVAAALLVAVGVCGAFVSPATMALVTDVVPPNENASAMGGFNVFGSLGMLSGFLVGGLVTAEYGFLAAFLVAGGLEVAIAVVASTAIARIANPPARGTPSAERQ, from the coding sequence GTGACCGACGGAGTCGCCGCGAGTGGGGACGCGGACGCGACCCCGGACGCGAGCCCCGACGCCGACGCGAACGCGGACCCAGACGAGGGCGCCGACGGTGGGTCGGGGACCCGCGGGGCCCGCGGTGAGCGCGCCAGGCTCGGCCTCGTCGTGTGGGGCGTCCTCGTCTCGCAGGTGTTCCTCTACCCCGGCCTGGAGGAGACGGTGGCCGCGCTCGGCGGCGGCGAGGGCATCCTCGCGCCGACGTGGTTCCTCGTCGCCGAGTTCGGCGCGTTCGTCGCGTTCGCGGTCGCGTGGGGGCTCCTCAGCGACTCGCTCGGACGCCGCGTACCGTTCGTCGTTCTCGGCGCGCTCGGCGGTGCCGCTAGCTACGTCGCCGTCGCGCTCTCGCCCGGCCTCGGGCTCGGGTTCGGCGTCGTGCTCGGCCTCCGCGTGGTCGGCGGCGCGTTCACCATCGGTGCGTTCTCGCTCGCGATCACCATGCTCATGGACCTCGGCGGCGGCCACGGCCGGAACATGGGCGCCGCCGGGACCGCCATCGGCCTCGGCGCCGCGCTCGGCGCGGTCGTCGGCGGCCAGCTCGCCGCCCTCGACCCGCTCTTCCCGCTTTACGGTGGAGCGGCCGTCCTCCTCGCCGCCGGTGCGCTCGCCGCGACCGTCCCGGACCGCTCGACCGGCGGCGGCCTCCCCGTCGGCACCGTCGTCGACCGCGTCCGCAGCCGCCCCGTGCTCCTCGTCCCGTACGCGTTCGGGTACGTCGACCGCCTCACCGCCGGGTTCTTCGCGCTCGCCGGCGTCTCGTACTTCCGGAGCGCGTTCGAGATCGACGCCGCGACCGCCGGCCTCACGCTCGCGCTGTTCTTCCTCCCGTTCGCCGCGCTCCAGTACCCCGTCGGCTCGCTGTCGGACCGCATCGGCCGGTACCGGCCGGTCGTCGGCGGCTCCGTCCTCTACGGCGTCGCCATCGTCGCCGTCGGCCTCGCACCATCGTACGTCGTCGCCGCCGCGCTCCTCGTCGCCGTCGGCGTCTGCGGCGCGTTCGTCTCCCCCGCGACGATGGCGCTCGTCACCGACGTCGTCCCGCCGAACGAGAACGCGTCAGCGATGGGCGGATTCAACGTCTTCGGGAGCCTCGGGATGCTCAGCGGCTTCCTCGTCGGCGGCCTCGTCACCGCCGAGTACGGCTTCCTCGCCGCGTTCCTCGTCGCCGGCGGCCTCGAGGTCGCGATCGCCGTCGTCGCGAGCACCGCCATCGCTCGCATCGCGAACCCGCCAGCCAGGGGCACCCCGAGCGCCGAGCGCCAGTAG
- a CDS encoding translation initiation factor eIF-2B, which yields MIDETVEEIEEMQTHSSSVVAVKAARALADLTEREFATVEEYERALGRNAQALQRANPSHASLHNAMGEIVDSVEDGDFADVEAAKEATTDAIERVVDTVESGKHLAAENAATYLEDEQTILTHDYSSTVLEAVEAATQGGKFLEAYVTEARPRYLGRKTARQLAALDRVDPHLLADSAAGYYMDECDLVVVGMDCIVGDTLYNRVGTFPIAAVADRCDVPVVVVGSAAKIIDDGFVFENEFRSPSEVMREPAEGFTVENPAYDATPVDLVDEVITDEGVRSP from the coding sequence ATGATAGACGAGACCGTCGAAGAGATCGAGGAGATGCAGACGCACTCGTCGTCGGTCGTCGCCGTGAAGGCCGCTCGCGCGCTCGCGGACCTCACCGAGCGCGAGTTCGCGACGGTCGAGGAGTACGAGCGCGCGCTCGGCCGGAACGCGCAGGCGCTCCAGCGAGCGAACCCGAGTCACGCGAGCCTCCACAACGCGATGGGCGAGATCGTCGACAGCGTCGAGGACGGCGACTTCGCCGACGTCGAGGCGGCGAAGGAAGCGACGACGGACGCGATCGAGCGGGTCGTCGACACCGTCGAGTCCGGCAAACACCTTGCGGCGGAGAACGCCGCCACGTACCTCGAGGACGAGCAGACGATCCTCACCCACGACTACTCGTCGACGGTCCTGGAGGCCGTCGAGGCCGCGACGCAGGGCGGGAAGTTCCTGGAGGCGTACGTCACCGAAGCACGCCCCCGGTACCTCGGCCGGAAGACCGCGCGCCAGCTCGCCGCTCTCGACCGCGTCGACCCGCACTTGCTCGCGGACAGCGCCGCCGGCTACTACATGGACGAGTGCGATCTCGTCGTCGTCGGCATGGACTGCATCGTCGGCGACACCCTGTACAATCGCGTCGGGACGTTCCCGATCGCGGCCGTCGCCGACCGCTGCGACGTCCCCGTCGTCGTCGTCGGGTCCGCGGCGAAGATTATCGACGACGGGTTCGTGTTCGAGAACGAGTTCCGGTCGCCGAGCGAAGTGATGCGCGAACCCGCCGAGGGGTTCACCGTCGAGAACCCCGCGTACGACGCCACGCCCGTCGACCTCGTCGACGAGGTGATCACCGACGAGGGCGTTCGCTCGCCCTGA
- the trmB gene encoding HTH-type sugar sensing transcriptional regulator TrmB translates to MPSDDLRNTIERVGDRFNLGEYEIDAYLTVLEHGQLTASEIADRTEIPQPRVYDTVRSLSDRGLVELRESRPMKIIAVDPDDAFADVTSSLDEMIDELEARYTAPARDTEAVSLVKSRSTILRYLEEVIDAADYELALSLTPDLLERFSDLLKQRNHEGVSIELLVTPAAGAPDPEEYDYAQVATTARARRGITTPVIAVADGEYSIYATQDALRDDQDRYGVIFNRSALGFLVSGFFGTVLWTTAEELYADGEDRPYPRRYASIRRCVKDVVAEGGEFYATIDGRDVETGTPRVVSGKVSDVAFETTEEVATLTLTDDDTGEDVTIGGQVAAFEDIEAHEIRVGRDSPPKQLE, encoded by the coding sequence ATGCCAAGCGACGACCTCCGCAACACCATCGAGCGAGTGGGGGACCGGTTCAACCTCGGCGAGTACGAGATCGACGCCTACCTCACCGTGCTCGAGCACGGCCAGCTCACCGCCAGCGAGATCGCCGACCGCACCGAGATCCCGCAGCCCCGCGTCTACGACACCGTGCGGTCGCTTTCCGACCGCGGGCTCGTCGAACTCCGCGAGTCCCGCCCGATGAAGATCATCGCGGTCGACCCCGACGACGCGTTCGCCGACGTCACGTCGTCGCTCGACGAGATGATCGACGAACTCGAAGCGCGCTACACCGCACCTGCGCGGGACACCGAGGCGGTGTCGCTCGTGAAGTCCCGGTCGACGATCCTGCGCTACCTCGAGGAGGTAATCGACGCCGCGGACTACGAGCTCGCGCTCTCCCTGACGCCGGACCTCCTCGAGCGGTTCTCGGACCTCCTCAAGCAACGGAACCACGAGGGCGTCAGCATCGAACTCCTCGTCACGCCCGCCGCGGGCGCACCCGACCCAGAGGAGTACGACTACGCGCAAGTCGCGACGACCGCGCGCGCCCGCCGGGGCATCACGACGCCCGTCATCGCCGTCGCCGACGGCGAGTACTCGATCTACGCCACCCAGGACGCCCTCCGCGACGACCAGGACCGCTACGGCGTCATCTTCAATCGCTCCGCGCTCGGGTTCCTCGTCTCCGGGTTCTTCGGGACCGTGCTCTGGACGACCGCCGAGGAGCTGTACGCCGACGGCGAGGACCGCCCGTACCCGCGCCGGTACGCGAGCATCCGCCGGTGCGTGAAGGACGTCGTCGCCGAGGGCGGCGAGTTCTACGCGACGATCGACGGCCGCGACGTCGAGACCGGCACGCCGAGAGTCGTCAGCGGGAAGGTCAGCGACGTCGCGTTCGAGACCACCGAGGAAGTCGCGACCCTCACCCTCACCGACGACGACACCGGCGAGGACGTCACGATCGGCGGGCAGGTCGCCGCGTTCGAGGACATCGAAGCCCACGAAATCCGTGTCGGACGGGACAGCCCGCCGAAGCAACTGGAGTAG
- a CDS encoding HAD hydrolase-like protein has protein sequence MLSGYDGVVYDLDGTLVGLDVAWDAVRADAATAYRDAGVDPGERDLWGLLADADANGLGADVEAVIARHECEGARTSTRLRLADALAPETRPVGVCTLNCEAAARDALAVHELDADVEAVVGRDTVATRKPHPEPLLATVDRLDLAPADVVFVGDSERDEATAEAAGVAFAYADAVALE, from the coding sequence GTGCTCTCGGGATACGACGGCGTGGTGTACGACCTCGACGGGACGCTCGTGGGACTGGACGTCGCGTGGGACGCAGTGCGCGCCGACGCCGCCACCGCGTACCGAGACGCGGGCGTCGATCCCGGCGAGAGAGACCTCTGGGGGCTCCTCGCGGACGCGGACGCGAACGGACTCGGCGCGGACGTGGAGGCGGTGATCGCGCGCCACGAGTGCGAGGGCGCCCGCACCTCGACGCGACTCCGGCTCGCCGACGCGCTCGCTCCCGAGACCCGGCCCGTCGGCGTCTGCACGCTGAACTGCGAGGCCGCCGCCCGCGACGCGCTCGCCGTCCACGAACTCGACGCGGACGTCGAGGCGGTCGTCGGCCGCGACACCGTCGCGACCCGCAAACCACACCCCGAGCCGTTGCTCGCGACCGTCGACCGCCTCGACCTCGCTCCCGCGGACGTCGTGTTCGTCGGCGACAGCGAACGCGACGAGGCGACCGCGGAGGCCGCCGGCGTCGCGTTCGCGTACGCCGACGCCGTCGCACTCGAGTAG
- a CDS encoding DUF5822 domain-containing protein gives MSGDADSADATTTADGDSALADASTEQSDDEASVEGVDTEHVMNLTFVLTLLFGVPTVVVLSLFVPLDGWGEIIGFVVRVGAAIWFLTAVGLYVRERLRL, from the coding sequence GTGAGCGGCGACGCCGACTCGGCCGATGCGACGACCACTGCGGACGGCGACAGTGCACTCGCCGACGCGAGCACCGAGCAGTCGGACGACGAGGCGTCGGTGGAGGGCGTGGACACCGAGCACGTGATGAACCTCACGTTCGTGCTCACGCTCCTGTTCGGCGTTCCGACCGTGGTCGTCCTCTCGCTGTTCGTCCCGCTCGACGGCTGGGGTGAGATAATCGGGTTCGTGGTCCGCGTCGGCGCCGCTATCTGGTTCCTGACGGCCGTCGGGCTGTACGTGCGGGAACGACTCCGGCTCTGA
- a CDS encoding succinylglutamate desuccinylase/aspartoacylase family protein, giving the protein MRVETLGSGDPEVAVVAAIHGDEPCGVRAIERVLEEDPAVKEPAKLVVANELALERGVRYVDEDMNRAFPGAPEAETHEARLAYRLGEELEGCRVLAMHSTQSHGEPFAVVDGVHDFAREVVPHLPVAALVDSANFVEGRIFASAPECVEVECGLQGSEQAAENAYSLTRAFLTALDVLPGDTQPREVPVYRLFERVAKAPGSRHEVHVENFTRVAPGTRFASVDGEDRVAETEFYPVLMSANGYEDVFGYSAERIGSVG; this is encoded by the coding sequence ATGCGCGTCGAGACGCTCGGGAGCGGCGACCCGGAGGTGGCCGTAGTCGCGGCCATCCACGGCGACGAGCCCTGTGGCGTCCGCGCTATCGAACGCGTCCTCGAAGAGGACCCAGCGGTGAAGGAGCCCGCGAAGCTCGTCGTCGCGAACGAACTGGCGCTGGAGCGCGGCGTCAGGTACGTCGACGAGGACATGAACCGCGCGTTCCCCGGTGCGCCCGAAGCCGAGACGCACGAGGCGCGGCTCGCGTACCGCCTCGGTGAGGAACTCGAAGGCTGTCGCGTGCTCGCGATGCACTCGACGCAGAGCCACGGCGAGCCGTTCGCGGTCGTCGACGGCGTCCACGACTTCGCGCGCGAAGTCGTCCCGCACCTCCCGGTCGCGGCGCTCGTCGACTCGGCGAACTTCGTCGAGGGCCGCATCTTCGCGTCCGCGCCGGAGTGCGTCGAGGTCGAGTGCGGGCTCCAGGGGTCCGAGCAGGCCGCGGAGAACGCCTACAGCCTGACGCGCGCGTTCCTCACCGCGCTCGACGTCCTCCCCGGCGACACGCAACCGCGGGAGGTACCCGTCTACCGGCTGTTCGAGCGCGTCGCGAAGGCACCGGGGTCCCGGCACGAGGTCCACGTCGAGAACTTCACGCGCGTCGCGCCCGGCACGCGGTTCGCGAGCGTCGACGGCGAGGACCGCGTCGCCGAGACCGAGTTCTATCCGGTGCTGATGTCCGCGAACGGCTACGAGGACGTGTTCGGGTACTCCGCCGAACGCATCGGGAGCG